The DNA segment CGAGGGCGTCACGGCGAGAGAGAAGATGTCGGTGGGGTGCGCGTCGGAAATGGTGAGCGTTTGGAGGTATTGCTTCGACTGCACAGCTGATTAGCACAACTCGTTTGTAGGCGACTACATGGTGGCGTACCATGATGGCGACGAGCACAAGCTCTGCACTAAAGTGCAATGGACGTTGTTGCCGAAGTCCAAGTCGACATGTGAAGTGGGATGAAGCTGATGTCACTCGATACGCGTCGAGATCGCGATATCACACTACAGAACAGCAGCACGAATTGGCACTTTGCACTTTAGCTGAATCCAAGGAAGACTGGTATTTCGACTATTCATTCATAGTTGTGTCCTTCTCTGCATCTTacttctcgtccttctcgcTGATCCTCCGACACTCGACTTCCTTCGAGGAACACTGTCGCGTTTCATAGGAGCTTCTGGCTCATCCTCCACCGCATCTGAAAACCCCTCGAACTCACTCTCACTCTCTGTCTCTGTTTCCACAGTAGGGTCGTGAGCTTCCAAACAAGCGTCGCGCACACCGTTCAGCACACCTGCCTCCACGGCTTGTAATGCGCTATTCGCGCGATGTTCTGAGCGAGGCGTATTCTGCAGACGACCATGACGTTGTGAAGTTGACCGGTGGTTCACTGGCACTCTCTGGGGCACGCCGTTGAAGCTGCCATATGCCCTTTGCGACGACGGGGCCAGCGGCGCAAGACTGAGCCGTCGAGCAGGTGTTGCACCGCGCAGCGAGAGGTGCCGATTGTGAGAGTAGGCAGGTGGTGTAGGCGCGTGCGGCGGCCCAGACCTGGCATTCGAGAAGCCAGAAATGCTTGGGCGTCTGTAGTTGAACAGCCCTGGCACCAGATGGTTTGTAGAGAGAGAAGTGTCCGCTTGCAAGAAATGTCCGAGCTGGGACATGAGATCTTCGTCAGTGTCAGTCGAGTCACTTTCCGTCACCGTCTCAACTTCAGAGATATCAGATGGCGGGAGCAGCTTGGAAAGCCTGCCGGTCATGGTCGCCGCATAAATACGAGCTCTGCGTCTTGCGTGGGCATTCGCTGGGTCACGCGTTGCATTGCTGTAAGAAGGCGGACTATCGCTGCTGGCACCCCCATTCGCAGGTGGTGCACGCTCAGTGGGAAATACCCAGTTCGAAGGATCGGCTGCTGCGATTGAGTCCGGAAGCCTTGAGTTGTTGTATCGGTCTCCCAAATGTGGCCTTCTGGAGATCGAAGGACGTCGGATCCAAGGATCGCCGAAAGCGCGTTCCTCTGCGAATGTTCGTGGACGTGGCGGAGAATATGGCGGAGGTGTAAAGAGCTCGCCATATGCAGGCGCAGGCCCGCCGACTCGTATCTCTTCCACGATACGCTGCACATTTGGGTCTTGCTGGTATGACTCCAAGACTTCGTACTCATCGAATCCGGTGATCGAAGCCAGCCAGGAATTATGCTCGGTTGTGAACCATGCGGGCAAGCCATGCATCAGCGGCTCACGATTACCATCGGCTTGCTGCATCACCTGTTCAAAAGACGGTCGTGGTCCGGCAGTTGCGTACTCGACCCACATCGGCATATGGAGCTCGAGAGAGGCTGCCATGCGAGAGATGAAGTGATTGCGCGCTGCTTTGCGCAGCTGATCTGTAGTGGGCGGAGCATATCGAAGCTGCGTGAAGAGAGCTCGACCGGCCGCTCGGATCAGGTCCTCGCGCCTTTGGTAGATTTGGATGAGAGTGCCGGAGGGCAGCCCTCTCTCCGCCTCCACAGCGGCATTGTGTGCCTGCGTGAGTATACCTCCGTTCATTGGTATTTCGTTCTGCAGCTCGCTGGGAGCAACGGCATCATAGCCAATCTGAAGATACCCATGTTCAACGTGGATAATGCTTCAGCTCACCTTCTTCGACCTGGTCCGGATTCGGAAGTGCAGCTTGGCTTCTTTGTGATGGCATTCCTCTTGCACTTCGTGAAAGCCACGCGGCAAGTAGGACCATGGCCGTTGTTGAATCTGTCGAATTCCTTTGTACATACCATTGCGGTGTATATTCTCTACAGCTCCTTTCCCTGGAGCGGGTCCCACGGTCCGAACGCCTGTGCTATGCTGGAATGTTGCAAGTTCGGCCTCCTACACTTTTGCGTCCGTCTTTTTATCGTCGTACAAATCTTCCCATCTGTAGGGCTTCCTACCCAAAAGTTCTCGTTCCGCATTGAGCTCATCAAATTTCTTCTCTTTGTCGGCTTCCACCTCTTGCTTTGACTTGAAGCCGTTGGCGAACCATTGCTTGATGCCTGTTGCAAAGTCAGTATCATCGCTTTTCGACCCGAATCGTATCTCGCCTACTGTTCACGCAGTATGGACATAGCACGTGTGCTCGCTTGACCCTCCCACATGCGCTGCACTTGTTCAATGCGGTAACATCCTTCAGTGCCTTGCCTGCCATTTGTCGATGCCGCTTCTTCATGtggctcgtcttcttcttaggCACCGCCTTCAGTATTCCGTCCCATATTTGCTCGAGTAATGATGGAATGGGCACAAGCACGGCAGGTAAAAGGCTTGCGGCTGCTCGAAGTTGCTGTATttgctggagaagaggtATCCGGCGCACTGCCGCTTCTTGTGGAAGGAGACGCGCGCGCACCACCGGGAGGAAGGCCGAGAGGAGAGATGCTGATGGAGCTCGTAACGTCGCCATTGTGTCGATGTCGTCGGCGCTGTGTTTCGTGTGCGGTGCTGTCACTGCGTAGCAGCTTCATCACGGGCGGGCAGATCTGCAGCGCGCTTGATTCTGCTAATAATGCTGCATAAATGGCGGCCGCTTCCTCGTCGTGTGATTGGCGGTGGAGGTCGCGGCTTCCCCTGTCGGACCCCTTGAGCTTGGACACGTCCGCACTTTCTCCATCCCGCTCCTATACCATTCGCAGCAGGAACACCTCCCTCGACCCGTTAACCACATCGCCTTGCCATCGCCGTCGCTCGCTGAATTCACTCCGCCCGAAACACCCACCGCCATCTCCTCCGGACACCGCCCGCACCGCCAGCGACCATGGCTGCCGCGACGATGAATGCGCAGCAGCCCCAGAGCGTGTTTCCCAAGAGCCACGTTGGTTTCGACAGCATCACCACccagatcgagaagaagctgttgaAGCGCGGGTTTCAATTCAACGTCATCTGTGTCGGTACGTCAAACACATCACCATGCTGCACATTTGCGCCTGGAAGCAGACTTGGCATTCACCCATTGGGCGATGAGGAGCTAACACCCGTCTTCACGAATAGGTCAAACCGGTCTCGGCAAGTCGACTCTCATCAACACCATTTTCGCATCGCACCTCGTCGACAGCAAGGGCCGTCTCACACCCAACGAGCCTATCCGCCAAACCACCGAGATCCACCCAGTTGCACATGTCATTGAGGAGAACGGTGTGCGTCTGCGCCTGAACATTGTCGACACTCCTGGCTATGGCGATCTGGTCAACAACGACCGCTGCTGGGATCCTATCGTCAAATACATCAAGGACCAACACAGCGCATACCTGCGAAAAGAGTTGACTGCCCAGCGTGAGCGATACATTCAGGACACTCGCATTCACTGCTGCCTGTACTTCATCTCCCCAACTGGCCACTCTTTGAAGCCAATTGATATTGTCGTGCTCAAGAAGCTGAGTGAGACGGTCAATGTCGTGCCTGTCATCGCCAAGTCTGATAGTCTCACTCTGGAGGAGAGACAGCTGTTCAAGGACCGCATCAAGGAGGAGTTTGCTTTCCACAACATCCGCATGTACCCCTACGAGAATGAGGAGTACGATTCGGAGGAGGCGGCAATGAACTCCCAGATCAAGGTATGGCAGCTTCTACGCCTTGCGCTGTAAGCTCTACTGACTTCAATAGTCCATCATTCCATTCGCAGTTGTCGGCAGTGAGCGCAACATCAACGTTAACGGCAAGACCGTGCGTGGCCGCCAGAACCGCTGGGGAACCATCAAcgtcgaggacgagaagcaCTGCGAATTTGTCTATCTCCGCGACTTCCTGACGCGCACACACCTGCAGGACCTGATCGAGACCACTTCTCAGATCCACTACGAGTCTTTCCGTGCCAAGCAGCTGCTCGCACTCAAGGAGAGCTCCGCCCAAGTGCACGGTGGTAGCCGGCCCATCTCCCCAGCAGCCGACCGGGAGCTCAGCAGACAAAGCCAGCGCATGACCATGAACGGGTACTAGACATGCTTCCATTTCAAAAATGATACCCAGCACTTGGAGCATTGATAATTTACTCTCTTTCACCTTGCGTGGCTTTTCTGACTTTGCTTGCTGACATGGGGTGCAAGACCGCAGCCGAATATGGGCAAAGTGCGACTGCCGGTGGACagtgctcctccaccaccaccgccagctgCTCACGCAGCCCCTCCGAGCATTGCTGGATCGCATGGCACGCCAAATCATACTCGTGGACCTGCCAGCCAAGGATAGACTTCTGATGCTGCAAAGTTTGTGGAGTATTGAATGGAACTCTCTTTACTTTCATGTCTTTATACTAGGGATCGGGTGCTTGATGTGACAAGAAAAAGAACAGGAGCCGCAGCAGGGCGACGGTACGGCGATTGTCATTTTACACTGATACCAACCACGGCAAAGCATATCTCTTTTGTCAGGAAATAACTAGTGATCTTTGTTGAAAAGCGTGGAGTATGCTGGGAGTGTGTAATAGCATGATATCTTGATAGTGTTTTGTCAGAATGGAGACCAGTTTCTCGTCAGCCCCGTGCGGCAGGTGTTTCTCAAGTGAAGTGTCGCGTTCAGGAACGGTTGCGTGGGCCTGGACCTCAGTTGCGACGACCGGGATCCACGACTGTTTGTCTCTTCGCCTGCCCGTTGCGCTTCACTTCCTGATGCCTGCAGCTAGGCCCACCAGATAACGCACACCGACTGAGTCATGCGTCAGCCCTGCCGACTTGCTCAAGAGCGCTTCCGCACAATGAAGAATTACCACCATCACGTACATTAGACAAGATGGCGCGCCGCGTTGCCCCCAGAATGCCACTGGGCGAGCTCAACCCCACTACATACTACACGAAAGATAGAAGAGGAGAGACTGACAATTCGCTCAACAAAGTAGCACTCGCCGCCACCTTACCGACCGAGTCGACATACAACATACAGTCAAAGGCAACGCACATGTTCATCGAGGAGATTTCAGCCCTCATCTCGCCACTCCTCCGAGAAGCACAAGAACCTACATCACACAACAGGAAACCGCGACAAATCTTCGATCCCTTTGCTCGAGATTTTTTGTTGAGCGCTCCAGAGAGAACCATCAAGCTACTCGCCCAGCTCTGCGTCTCGCCACCACTACCATCATCCGAGAACAAGAAGGCGGGAATATTCGATCTGCCCGCGGAGATCCGTCTACAAATCTACAACGAGTGTTTCGAGCAGCGCTGGGAGGACTATCGCACGACGCAGCAGCGCACAAGCAAGCACGATTATCTTCCGCCACCTCTTTCGACTTCAGCATGGAAAgacgctgttgctgctgctacggAGCCGCTTGAGCCGGCTATTTTGCGTGTCAACAAGTTGGTTAGACAGGAGGGTTTGGGAGAATATGGCAAGTTCTTGGAGAAAGAAGTCATCATTTTGAGAGTCAAGGAACgagagctgaagaagaaagttcgggaggagaggaagcaTTTGGCACATCTTTGGGCAGGACAGAGCTCGTACATGGGCGTGAGAATGTTGGATTCGCATGCGGAGAAGGTCGGCGTGCGTGAGGCGAGGGTGGGAATGGAGAGGGAGATGGGGAGGCTGGAGAGGACGGGGTGGTTGGAAATGAAGTGATTGCGCTTGGAGAGAAGTGAGGAGAAGTGAGCGTCCTCTGCCGTGAATGGCAGATAATAAAAGTAATTGATTTCTCGTGAACTGACGACTCGTTTCTTGCTTCAGTTTCAATGTATTTGTGACTCTGTCGTGAATGACTCTGGATCTTGAGATGCCTCTGTGGTCCTGCGTAGGGAGACCTTGACCGCGCATACACAAAGAAATGGCGCGAGAAGCCTGACGAATGTCACTGCTTCCGGATCTCTGGACGTTTCTGTGGCGGTACATGTGGGAAACTTCGAGGCGAGTGAATGGAGAGAAAGTGTAAGATGGTTGATAAATTGTCGCGTTCTCCGTATAACTGAACGCTTCTGTGGTCATAGATATGGAAATCTCGATATCGAATAGACAAAGGTTGTGGCATGGACTCAGGAAAACTGCCGCTGTCTCTCGATTTCTGGTTGCCTCTGTGGCCCTAAATGTAGACAGTTCGACCTCCAGCACATAGAGCGATGCCGTGAGGAATCCAGTGTACTCTCGTCGACTCCAAAGTTGGAATTGTTTCTGGGGCCAGGTGTATGATAATCTTGATCGCGAACGAATAAAGCCATAACCTGAGAAGGCCGATGAGCTTATGCAGTCTCTGTGTCTGGAAATGTTTCTTTGGCCGTGTGAAGGAGAAAGGTGATGGTGAAAGCTTATCATGATGGTATGAGTTGTCCGGTGGACTCATGCGTTCTCCAAATGTTGTGATGTTTCGGTGGTAGCATGTGCGGGGTCTCTGACCGTGAATGCATACAGAGATATCCTGAGGCGCCGTATGTGTTTCATCTCGGGAGCATCTAGTTGCACGAAGGGGCAAATGATGCAAGTGTCTCCAGGGTTTGGCACCTTTCTCAGGCGGTATATGTAGAAACATTGATTTTGTATGCATGGAGAGATAGCAGGATAAGTTTCGTAAAAGTCTCACTTTAGAGTTAGTGGATCGCACGATGGGATGTCTCTCTTACTCGTTTCAATATTTCGAAGCCTTCTCTGGCATCAGGCGTGAATGTGCCGACTGTGAATGCACAGAGAGAGCATTGGAAGCTTAGAATGCCGCCACGAGTGTTTCTAAGCTTCGAGATCCTACTCTGGCATCAGAGGTAGGCATGCCAGGCGAAAAGGCAGAAAGATAGCATCGGAAGGCCTGTCGAACATACCACTACTCCAAAGTTCGGCGGCTTGTGTTGGCGCTTGAGCTGAGAAAGTCAATGGCGGAAGATGTTGTGGTAGGCAGAAGCAGCGAAATTCGATAAGCCGATTCTGTATGTTCTTACAATCCGTTCCCTTCGATCGGACCTAGCAAGAACGAAGGATCGAAATCATTGGTCTCCAATTGTGCTGCCAGCTCCAACATCAATTCCGGCTGTCCAGATTGTCCCATATCATAAAGCGGATCCCATGGCATATAGAACGCATTCGAGTCTGCTGCAGTACTTGTCTCTCCTTCATGCAGCGATGTCATGTTATCAGAGCCTGCTGCTTGTGTCGTGGTAGCTCCATCTTGTTGCTCTTCTGTATGCCACGACATCGTCATGTTGGAGTCATTTGGTCCCGGCACGATTAGTGGCTCCTGCGTCCTCACAGGATCAAGCAAACGATGCAAAGCCTCTAATTCTGCTTTCCTCAATGGAGCCACGACATTGGACTTGGATGTCATTTCATCCAAGATGAAATTCAATGTTGTGCTCCAGCTGGGGTCGGGAATGTAGGATGGTAGGAGGGAACCCAGGATAGAGAGAAGCATGCCAGATGCGAAGGCGTATTCGAGTTGGAAGGGGAGGAAGGTCTCGAGCAGGCCACGTTCTGTGAGGGATTTGAGCATGAGGATGATGGTTGTGGCGGACTCGGCTGAGGCGTGGAGGAGGGCAGATATGGGAGTGGCGAGCTGTTGCGGCTCCGACGTCGCGGGTGGAAGACTGAGCACCAACAGCCACATGATTAGGGGGCGGGTGGCAAGGACAATGCACTTGGATCGGTGTTAGTGGAGCCCCTGTGGACCTGGACTTGCTGGAAGACTTACGTGGTGGTACGAGAGCATCACGCGTCTCAGCATGTGAGGCATCTCCGTCTTCGAAGGCTGGTTCAGTGCGTTGACTACACTTTCGATTTCATGAGATACTTCGGCCAGTCGGTGGAGGATCCAGGTTGTATTCTTGACGAATGAGGCGCCGAAGCTTTCATCTACGCTGTATAGTGCTGTTATCCTGGTCAGTGGCTGGCGTTGTGCGCAGAAGAATCGACTTACTAGTGCATGTCGTCGCAATGAGACGTGATAACCGCACCCGAAGCATGAGAGCCTTATCCAGAATTGAATTTTGTCTCTCGGGCGCCATGAATGCAGCGACATCATCTTCGGAGCCAGGTGTGATGGCGCCCATTAGGGACGACAGCTCTCGGTCGAGCACGTAAATCACCCAAAAGACTTTGTGACATCGTAACGAGAATTCTGGACTGATGACATCGTCAGGAATATGTAGGTGGATCCCTTCCACATAGCATAATCTCAGAGCTTGGCCAATCTGGACTTGTTAATTCGAGCCATGATGTTTCGTCAAAATGACTTACATATTGGTAAGCAGTGACCCGCATGTCAATCGATTGGAAGTATAATGCAACCAGTGCCAGAACCTCAATCGAATGCATGCCTTCTTCATGCAGCGTCGCAGCATCAGGTAGTAAGGCCATGGCGCGAGCTGCGAAGTCACTGCCCGGTACGGGTGATCGGCCGGGATGGCTCAATAGTGCTTTCCCGTAAGCCAGAATGAGTAGGTATTCCACGAACCATAATCGCTGTTCAGTCGCGACCTGCCAGGGCTCACGATGGAATCTTTCGAAGTGACTCATGAAGCTCGCCTCATCCATGATTCCGAAGAGTTCTCCGAGCCGGAACTTCACGGAATTGTACAGATACAAGGCATAGTCGGCTG comes from the Cercospora beticola chromosome 4, complete sequence genome and includes:
- a CDS encoding mitochondrial 54S ribosomal protein bL32m, whose product is MATLRAPSASLLSAFLPVVRARLLPQEAAVRRIPLLQQIQQLRAAASLLPAVLVPIPSLLEQIWDGILKAVPKKKTSHMKKRHRQMAGKALKDVTALNKCSACGRVKRAHVLCPYCVNSIKQWFANGFKSKQEVEADKEKKFDELNAERELLGRKPYRWEDLYDDKKTDAKV
- the SPN2 gene encoding Septin Spn2 encodes the protein MAAATMNAQQPQSVFPKSHVGFDSITTQIEKKLLKRGFQFNVICVGQTGLGKSTLINTIFASHLVDSKGRLTPNEPIRQTTEIHPVAHVIEENGVRLRLNIVDTPGYGDLVNNDRCWDPIVKYIKDQHSAYLRKELTAQRERYIQDTRIHCCLYFISPTGHSLKPIDIVVLKKLSETVNVVPVIAKSDSLTLEERQLFKDRIKEEFAFHNIRMYPYENEEYDSEEAAMNSQIKSIIPFAVVGSERNINVNGKTVRGRQNRWGTINVEDEKHCEFVYLRDFLTRTHLQDLIETTSQIHYESFRAKQLLALKESSAQVHGGSRPISPAADRELSRQSQRMTMNGY